The Spongiibacter tropicus DSM 19543 genomic interval ATGAATGCCGCAACCTCATCTTTGCTGGCTGTCATGGTGGACTCTCGACGGCATGCGATCCGGATTACTCGCCTTTGAAAGCCGGTTTGCGGCGCTCGATAAATGACGCGAGTCCCTCGCGACCATCGGCCGTGCCAATACAGCGCGAAATACCCCGGCTTTCCAGTTCAAGCTGGGTTTCCAGACTGGTTTCATAGCTGCCCAGCAGCAGGCGGCGGACTTCGCCGTAGGCTTCGGTGGGGCCATTGGCAATCTGCGCAGCCAGCTTCCCAGCTTCTTCCGTCAGGGCATCATCGGCAACGACTTTAGTGAGCAGCCCCCATTCCAGCGCTTCGTCGGCGCTCAGAACGCGGTTGGTAAAAATCAGTTCCTGGGCGCGGCGCAGGCCGACCAGTTTTGGCAGCAGGGCCGTGGCGCCGCCATCGGGGCTGACCGCAATGCCGGTATAGGCCATGGTGAATTTGGCTTTCTCCGATGCAACGACCAGATCACCGGCCATTGCCAGACTGAAACCGGCACCCGCTGCGGTGCCATTTACGGCGACAATCAGCGGTGCGCGCATGCGGGCAAAACGGCTGCTGGCAGCATGCAGATGGGCGGTAATATCTTTGATCAGTTGCGGGGCCTTATCTTGCGCGGCGTGAAAGCTGGCAACATCGCCGCCGGCACAGAACATCTTGCCCTCGGCGGTCAGCACGACGGCGCGAATCTCACTGTCGCTGTCGCAGAGGATGGCGGTCTGCATCAGTTCTTGCCCCATTTTGAGGTTAATGCTGTGCGCGGCATCGGGACGATTCAGGGTGATGGTGGCAACGCCATTGGCTTTTTCAAAACGAAGGGTTTCAAACTGACTCATTGCTATCCGGTTCCGATTTTCTGGGAGAGACGGGAGAGTAGAACAGCGCTGCTGTCGGGTCAACGAGCGCGTATACTGCCGCTTTTGCCCGGAGTTGCCGATGCGTTGCCTGCTGCTATCTGCCTATCACGCCCAAAGCCATGCGGCTTGGGCAGAGGGTTTGATGGCCACCTTGCCGGAGGTGGACTGGACGCTGCTGACCCTGCCGCCGCGCTATTTCAGTTGGCGTCTGCGGGGCAACAGTTTGAGCTGGGCGATGTTGGCAAGGGACGCGCTGGAAGCCGACTACGATGTGTTGTTGGCAAGCTCAATGACCGATCTGTCGGCGCTGCGTGGGCTGTGCCCGGCCCTGTGTCGCCTGCCGACAGCGGTGTATTTCCATGAAAACCAGTTTGCCTATCCCGGCAGCGATCGTCAGCGCCAGAGTGTGGAGCCGCAGATGCTCAATCTCTATACCGCACTGGCCGCTGACCGAGTGTTGTTTAACAGTGCCTATAACCGTGACAGCTTCCTCGAGGGGGCTGACGAGTTGCTGCGCAAGCTGCCGGATTTCAGTCCCCGGCAGGAAGTGATGGCGAAGCTGGCACAGAGCGAGGTGCTGCCGGTAGGGCTGTCTGCCCCCGAGCCGCTGGCGCCGCGTGAAGGTGGCGAGCGATTGTCGCTGCTGTGGAATCACCGCTGGGAATACGACAAAGGTCCTGAGCAACTGTTGGCGATCTTGCAGGCCTGCGACGCCGCGGCGTTGCCGTTGGATATTCATCTTGTGGGTCAGCAGTTTCGCCAGCAACCCGAGGCCTTCGCCCAGATTGAACAACTGCTGGCCGCAAGCAGAAGTCTGCGCAAGGGGCAGTGGGGCTATGTGGAGGACGCTGCGGCGTATCGTCAGTTGCTGGCATCTGCAGATGTGGTGTTGTCGACAGCGCTGCACGATTTTCAGGGGCTGTCGGTGATGGAGGCGGTGGCAGCGGGCTGTCGGCCGCTATTGCCCGCGAGGCTCTGTTATCCCCAGTGGTTTGCCGACGACTGCCTTTACCCGAGTTCACCGGCGTCACCGCAGCGGGAAGGGCAGGCGGTCGCTGCCATCCTCAAACAGTGGCAGCAACAGAAGCGACGGGCGGGCCTGAGCGCACCGTCGCTGTCGCCGTTGTACTGGTCTTCGCTGGCTCCGCAATACCGGCAGCTATTGGCCGGGCTGGCGGGCTTGCGGCGGTGACAGTCGCCGGGTGAGCCAGTATCATAAGCGCCTTTATTTCACAGGCAGACAGGACACTCTCATGGCAAAAAACCGGGTTCTTACCGGCATTACCACCACCGGCACACCACACCTGGGGAATTTCGTCGGTGCTATTCGCCCGGCTATTGCCGAGAGTCAGTCTACTGAGCAGGACAGCTTCTTTTTTCTGGCGGATTACCATGCGCTGATCAAGTGTCAGGACCCGGCTGCGGTTCACCAATCAGCCCGTGAGATCGCGGCCACTTGGTTGGCATTGGGGCTGGATACCGACCGTTCGACCTTTTACCGCCAGTCTGATGTGCCCGAAATTACCGAGCTGATGTGGGTGCTGACCTGTGTTTCAGGCAAAGGCCTGATGAATCGCGCCCACGCTTACAAAGCGGCCGTGCAGGACAATGAAGAGAAGGGCGAAGACGCTGACTTCGGCGTGACTATGGGCCTGTTTTGCTACCCGGTGCTGATGGCGGCGGATATTCTGATGTTCAATGCCCAGCGGGTGCCAGTGGGGCGCGACCAGATTCAACATCTGGAAATGGCTCGGGATATCGCTCAACGCTTCAACCATATCTACGGTGAGACTTTCGTGCTGCCTGAAGCGGTAGTCGATGACGACGTGGCGGTGCTCAGTGGGCTCGATGGCCGCAAAATGAGCAAGAGCTACGGCAATACTATTCCGCTGTTTTTGCCAGAGAAGCAGTTGAAGAAGCACATCAATAAAATCAAAACCAATCTGTTGGAGCCGGGCGAACCCAAAGATCCGGATACCTCCACGGTGTTCCAGATCTGGCAGGCTTTTGCCACACCGGAGCAAACGGCGGAGATGCGCAAGGAGTTTGAAGCCGGTATCGCCTGGGGTGAAGCCAAGAAGCAGCTCTTTGAATTGATCAACGGCCAGATCAGTGAAGCGCGTCAGCGCTATAACGAGATTCTGGAAGATGGGGCGTTTCTCGATGCCGAATTGGCGAAGGGCGCGGAAAAGGCCCGTGCTGAGGCTGCATCCCAGTTAGACAAGGTGCGCAAGGCCGTCGGCCTGTCACGCTTTGGCTGAAACGCGGTTCAGAACTCGGCAGAGAGTGCCAGTCCTCTCAATCCCATTTCCAGATGCACGCCGCTGCGGTGACGCAGCGACAGCGTGCCGTTAGTGCGGTCGTGGCGAATATTGAGCTTGGGCAGCAGTTCTCTTTCTTTGATGATCACTTGTGGGTAGCGCAGTAGCGGCTTGCTGACAGCCTGCAAGCGCATGCCGCTGAAGTCGGTTTGTGCCTGAGCACGGGCGATACCACTTGCCAGCGTAAACGCAACGATCAACATCAGACATTTCATGTGGTAACCCCCCGTGTGAGCACATCAGCGGCTCGCGACATGGGCTTACTATTTCTGAATACGGCGCATCGGCCTATACGGGCTGGGCGCGAAAGTGCGCTGGATCACGGCTTCTGCGGGAAAGTCGCAGTGGGCTTAGGTAGTTCTACGAGGGCGGCAGGAGGCCGCCCTCGGAAGGGGGAGCAAGGTCAGAAATCCACGCCCAGTTCGACGAAGACACTGCGCGGTTCACCGATAAAGTAGCGGTAATTGCCAAAGGCGTAATCAGCGCGCTCGGCGTAATCCACATCGGCGAGATTATTGACGCGCACGATGCTGTACACATGATCGCCGTACTGCTGTCGCCACTGCGCGTTGACCAGGGTGTGGCCGGGGTAGCGGAACTGATTGTCGGCTTCCAGGTAATACTGCCCCTGGTGACTGGCCTCAAGGGTGAGCTGGGTGGCATTGGCCGCCTGCCAGACCAGCTGCGTGCTGGCGATCTGTCGCGGTGCGGTGTCCAGCTCATTGCCTTCCTTGGTCAGCACACTATTGTCATATTGGTGCTTGGCATAACTGCCTTGGAACAGCCACTGCAGCGAGTCGCTGATTGCCCAGCGTAGTTCGAGCTCCAATCCCCGGCTTTCAGTGCGGCCGCCATTGATATTCTGACGCAGACTGTCTTGAATAATCAGATCGTCTTTCTGTAGCCAGTACACCGAAGCCTGATAGCTGAAGCGCGAAAACTCGCCGCGCAAGCCCAGTTCTGCGGTATCCAGCGATTCCTCGTCCAATTGCGCATTCAGTTGCTGTGCCTGCAGGCGGTACAGTTCACTGGCCTGAGGTGCACGGAAGCCGTGAGCCGCATTGGCAATCAACGAGGTGTTGTCGCTGAGCGGGTGCACCATGCCGACATGGAACGACCAGTTGCGGAAGCGCTCCTTGTCGTCGTCGGGGCGGGCATAGCGGCAGGCGCCGCCACCACAGAGGCTGCCATCGGCCGCCGTATTGCCGCTGATCATGCGGTTGTCGTAGTCGTAAAATTGGATGTCGTAGCGTGCGCCAAAGCTGATATGCGTCGCGTCACCGGCTAGGTAATCACCGCCGATAAACCAGGCAAAGTAGCTGGCATCCACTTCGTAGTCGTAATGTTTCCCTTGAGGAAATACCCCGAAACCGGCGTCGTCCTGTGTTTCCTTCAGGAAGGCGCGGGTCATTTCCATATCAAAGCCGTTGTGCAGAGTAAGCCGGTCGCTGCTGCGTTGATAAAAGGCCGTTTGCACACCTACGCTGCGCTCGCCGTTTTCTTCCAGTGGCGTACCGGGCAGGAAGTGCTGAAGAAACTCCATGTCGGTGTAGCGGATGTAGGGGGTGACAATAAAGTGGCTGTCTTGACTGCCTTCCCGCTCAAAGCGGCTGTAGTACCGAAAACTCTGGCTGTTGCGGTAGGCCTCCGGGTTGGGATTTTCACGCTTTCGACCGTCGTCTTTATAGGCATCTTTGCCGAGGACATAGCCCGCCGTTTCCTGCTGGAGATTAGCCGCCGACAGCAGCGACTGCACGCTCCACACCTCGCCCTGATAATCGTGGCGCAGGGAAAGCTTTTGCTGATCGTAGCCGGAGTCGTCTTTATAGCCGCCATCGTGTTCGCCGTGGGCGCTAATCCGGTAGGCATGTTTGCCGACAGTGTCGCTGTGGGTAAATTTCAGGCGGCTGTAGTCATGGGGGCCACCTTCTGCCGCAATGCGGGTTTCGCGCTCATCGCTGGGCGCGCGACTGATCACGTTAATGACGCCGTTGAGGGCGTTACTGCCGTGGACGGCGGTGCCCGGCCCGCGCAGTACTTCGATGCGCCCGGCCTGTTCGCTGTTGACGTCAAACAGCATGTTTACATTGCAGAAGCCCGGGGCTCTCAGCGGGATACCATCTTCCGCAAAATAGAAGGTGCCGCAGCTACCCGCGCCGGTAAGTACGGCCGAGCGAATGGCGGTAAGGTGTTCCTGACCGTTGCCGCGACTGATCACCACGCCGGGAATACGATTGAGCAATTCACTGATATGGCTGTGGCCCAAGCGGTCGATACTGGATTGATCAACAATACTGAGCGCCTGACTCAAATCACTCAAGTCGCGCTCGGTGCGGCTGGCGGTAACGGCGACTTCTTCCATGGAAACCTGATTGGCGGCGTCCTCTGCCCACAGTGTCTGGCTGATCACCAAGCCCAGTAATGCGGATGCGCTGGCGCGCATAGCCGTTGTTTTCATGTTTTTACCCCGTGCCCTAAGGCCTTCTTGTGATTAGATAATTCGGATAAACAGGCCTTCTGAAGAGGCCAGCAGCGTATCGCCGTCGTAACACTCGCCCAGGGCTACCACCTTTTTCTCGCCAATGTTTTCCAGCCAGGTGGTAAAGCGCAGTTCGCGGAACAATGGCAGCGGTTTTCGGTAGCTCACCTGCAAGGAGGCGGTATACCCCGGTGTATTGTTATTCAGGCAGGCAAACGCCAAAAGCTGATCGAAAAGCAGGCTGATGATTCCCCCGTGTACGCTGTTCGGCGGCCCTTCATGGCGCCAGCCAAAAGTGACGGTGGAAACCACTTTGTTGCCTTCCAGTTCAACATCGATATCGGGGGAGTAGGCATTATACGCCCCGGTAGCCGGGCCGTATGGCAGGATGTCTTGCAGCCGTTCTCCCGCATTCGCGTTGTAATAGGGCATCAACTTCTGCCCCTGGTGCGCTTGCAAGTCCTGGTTCAGTTTATTGAGCTGAGACGTCATTGCACCAAGCTCATCGCTGCTGGCATTCACATTCAGGCTGAGCTCCAGCGTATGCTGGAGTGCTGCGGTGAGGCGTTTCAGTTCCTGTTGAGCGTTATCGGCCGACATGTTTCGGCATTCCTGTGCGTTTGTAATCGTAATGAGGCGAGCAGTGTAATCGCCGAAGGCGATCCTGCAAAGCATCCGCCCCCAAATGCGCGGCCTGCAGGCCTGTGCCGTTGTGGCGCCGGAATGTCGTCGCGGCCCGCTTGGTCGCGCGTTTTTGCCTGTAGCGGTAAGCCGTGCAAGAATAACCACAGAATCAATAGTGCAGGGTTGGGAATGACGAAATTCGTGACGATGCTCAACGGTAGTTCAGCCGAGCAGGCCCGTAATTTCTCCAGTGCTGAATTGATTCGACGTCGATACGTTTCCTTCTTCATGCTCGCTTCACTGTTTCTGTGCGGCGTCATCCTGTCGATAACGCATTTTCTTGTTCCGCTGGAGCCAGTGGGGCAGCGATTGATACGTGATTTTGGCATCCTGCTGTCGCTGGGAGCGCTGCTTGCCTACGTCGTACTCTGGATAAGCGGCAAGCGGGTGCTGGCGCTCAACCTTTTTATCATCGCTCTGGCGCTGGGGATTGCGCGCGTTACCTTGCTGACCGGCGGTATTACTGCTCCCAGTACGATCATGCTGGTCGTGGTGCCCGTGCTGGCTTCAGTGAGCATAGACCTGCTGGCGGGCTTGTTGTGGCTGGCCATTGTGACGGTGTTCTGGACGCTGGTGTATCTGGCTCCAACGTTGGGGATTCCCGTTGAAAATGTAATGGCATCCGAGAATCGCGAGATTGGGGTTTTCATTAGCTGCATCTGTACTTCACTGCTTGCCATGTTCGCAACGGGATACTATGAGCGCAGCAATGCGGCATTGCGCCGTAAGCTTCAGTCGGAACATGCGCTGGCGGTTTACCACGGACAGCATGACCCGTTGACGGGGCTGATGAATCGCCGCTTCTTCGTCGACACAGTTAAGTCGTTTATTGCAGATCCGGCCATGAAGGGCTTTTGTATTCTCTATCTCGATCTCAACGCCTTTAAGCCGATTAATGACAATTATGGCCACCATGTGGGCGATGAGGTGTTAATGGCGATAGGTCGCCGTCTGCGTGAGTGTTTTCGCGGGACGGATAGCTGTTGTCGCATTGGTGGCGATGAGTTCTGTGTACTTGTTCCCATGGGCCAGCAAGCGCCGATTGCGGATGTCGTGAAGCGTGCGTCTGCGATCTTCAGCGAGCCCGTGGTCATCGAGGGGCGAGAGCTGGCTATTTCGGCGTCTATCGGCAGCGCTGTTTTCCCTGCTGATGGGAAAACGTATGAAGAACTGCTGCACTCTGCAGACCAGCAGATGTACAGGGTAAAAAAGGCCAAGTAAGGCGCAGTGATGTTGAGCCCTTGCCTCCGCCTGTTTTAACGCGTCATGTTGTTGGCGCATGACTAGGACTTGATCCATTGTGGGGTCTTATGCGTCACCAGCCACCTATGACGAGACTGGCGCTCGCCGCCATTGCAATGCTGCTGTCGGCCTGTTCGACAGGCGTCAAGCAGGCCCAATGGGCCTATGAGAACGCCACGCAGGGCAACTACTTGCTCGATTACAGCAGTGTCCCTTCCGGCCATGTGATCAACTTATGCCGCGACTTGATCAACGTTCGCAACTTCCGAGGTTTTGACCACTGTATTGCGCAGTATGAAGCCCATCACGTGGTAAATGGCGAGTCGGTGTATCGCCACGCGTTTGCCGATATCTACTGGTCGCGGGATTACACCTCCGCGCTGATCAACAGCATGAAGGCGGAGGCCGCGCTTTACCGGTCGAATATTACGGATGTGCAGCATTATTTGCCCAAGGCACAGCAGGCGCTCAATGGCAATCTGGCGATCTATTCCGGAGAGGACAGGGATGATCTGCTGGATGAGGGTGACAATATTCGCGGGCCGCTGGCGATTCCTGTTCTTGGTGTGGCGGCGGTGTATGAAGGCTTGTACGGTTCGAAAGCCAAGGCCCGCGAGTTCATTGTTGAACTCTCCGCAACGGAAACCAACAGCTTTATCACGCCCTATGTAGAAACCCAAAAGCGCAGTTGGATAGCCAAAGGCTATATCGCCATCGAGGACTATCCCTCGGCGTTGCTGGTAATGAGTGGGCGCGATTCGGAAGCGGTGGAGTTGCTGGGCACATTGTTCGTGAATGCGAACCCGCTGAGCCATCTCTTTGGTCTGGCCAAATCCATTGATCGCGAAAATCAGTTTTTTGCCGTGGAAATGCAGAGCCTGTATTGCCACGCGATGGCGAAGCTGGGGCGTGATGAGGCGCCCGCCTGCTTTGAAAACCTGTTTGCCGGTGAGTTTATCGACGTTTTTGGTGGTTTGAAGTTTATTGCCTTGCAGCAGTACGGCCGTTTGCAGCTACGCAATGGGCAGCACGACCTTGCTTTGGCAGCACTCTCGGAAGCCGTCGATATTCTGGAGACGCAGCGGTCCAGTTTGTCGCTGGACAGCACCAAGTTAGGTTTCGTCAGCGATAAGCTGGAGGTGTACTACGATCTGGTCGAGCTGTTTGTTGAGAAAGATCAGCCTGAGCGGGCGCTGGAGTATGCTGAGCGTGCCAAGGCGCGAGCGCTGGTCGATTTACTTGCGTCTCGAAACCATGAACTCCGACCACCAGAAACTGACGACATTACTGCGACCCTGTCGGCCATTCAGCAGACAGAGGCATCGCTGGCGACCGTCAATCCCAGTGACACGACGCAGCGCTCGGTAACGCGGGGACTGTTGAGAAAATATCAGGACAACTTGAGCAAAACCGCGCCGGAGTTTACCTCTCTGCGGGTGGTGACATCGCCGAATATTGCGGAACTGCAGTCGGCCCTGGAAGAGGGCGAGGGCCTGCTTGAGTATTTCGGCGATGGTGACGACCTCTGGGTATTTATCCTCAGTCGAGAAGGCGTTGCTGCCGCCAGCCTCTCCGTCGATGGACTGGCATCCATGGTGGCAGCGGTGCGTCGCGATTTGCAGACCCCTGCATCGTCAGCGATCCACCGCAGCAGTCGTCAGCTCTATAACAGCGTGATTCTTCCGGTTGAGGATCGCCTGCAGGCGTTTGATCGGCTGACCGTTGTGCCCCACGGTCCACTCCACTACGTGCCTTTTGCGGCGTTGTACGATGGCGAGCGTTATCTGATCGATAAGCTGGAGCTGCGTGTTTTACCCAGTGCCTCGGTATTGGAGTTTCTTAACGCCGGGCCGAGCGCTGCGGAGAAACCGATGTTAATACTCGGTAATCCGGATCTGAAAGACCCTGCGATGGACTTGCCCGGTGCACAAATCGAGGCCGTCAATATTGCAAAAATGCGGCCGGGCGCCGAGGTCGTACTCAGAGAAAATGCCAGCGAAACCCTGCTCAAGTCGAATGCAGGGCAATACCGCAATCTGCACATCGCCTCTCATGGCATCTTCAATGCGGAAGACCCCATGGCCTCGGCGTTATTGCTATCAGAAAGTGATCAGGACGATGGCCTGCTATCGGTCGCAGAGCTGTTTGATTTGCGGCTGAATGCGGATCTGGTCACGCTCTCTGCCTGCGAGACCGCGCTGGGCGAAGTTACCGGCGGCGACGATGTGATCGGCTTTACCCGCGGGTTTTTGTACGCAGGGGCCGAGTCGATTGTCGCCAGTTTGTGGAAAGTGAGCGATGTGGCGACCAATCAATTAATGCAGAATTTTTATGAAGGTCTGCCGGAGCAGGGGAAGAGTGCGGCCTTGCGGCAGGCGCAATTAGCGCTGAAGGGAGGTTTCCATGACCATCCCTATTATTGGGCGGCCTTCCAGCTAACCGGCGAGTACGACTGAATCCATCTATGATTCATATCGTTGCTTTAAAAGAATAATGAATGAGGTTTTGCATGAATAAACTCGCCAGGATAAGCAAATGCCTGTCGTTGGTCATACTGCTTGCCATGGGCGGCTGTGCGGGCTTTGACTTGTCCGGGCAGTGGGGGCGCGAAAATGCGGTCGCCGGAAACTATCAGCATGATTACGCTGATTTGCATGTGAACGGCGTGCGAAATTTATGCATGAATTTCGTAAAGGTGCAGAACTTCAAAGGCTTTGATCATT includes:
- a CDS encoding CHAT domain-containing protein; this translates as MTRLALAAIAMLLSACSTGVKQAQWAYENATQGNYLLDYSSVPSGHVINLCRDLINVRNFRGFDHCIAQYEAHHVVNGESVYRHAFADIYWSRDYTSALINSMKAEAALYRSNITDVQHYLPKAQQALNGNLAIYSGEDRDDLLDEGDNIRGPLAIPVLGVAAVYEGLYGSKAKAREFIVELSATETNSFITPYVETQKRSWIAKGYIAIEDYPSALLVMSGRDSEAVELLGTLFVNANPLSHLFGLAKSIDRENQFFAVEMQSLYCHAMAKLGRDEAPACFENLFAGEFIDVFGGLKFIALQQYGRLQLRNGQHDLALAALSEAVDILETQRSSLSLDSTKLGFVSDKLEVYYDLVELFVEKDQPERALEYAERAKARALVDLLASRNHELRPPETDDITATLSAIQQTEASLATVNPSDTTQRSVTRGLLRKYQDNLSKTAPEFTSLRVVTSPNIAELQSALEEGEGLLEYFGDGDDLWVFILSREGVAAASLSVDGLASMVAAVRRDLQTPASSAIHRSSRQLYNSVILPVEDRLQAFDRLTVVPHGPLHYVPFAALYDGERYLIDKLELRVLPSASVLEFLNAGPSAAEKPMLILGNPDLKDPAMDLPGAQIEAVNIAKMRPGAEVVLRENASETLLKSNAGQYRNLHIASHGIFNAEDPMASALLLSESDQDDGLLSVAELFDLRLNADLVTLSACETALGEVTGGDDVIGFTRGFLYAGAESIVASLWKVSDVATNQLMQNFYEGLPEQGKSAALRQAQLALKGGFHDHPYYWAAFQLTGEYD
- a CDS encoding enoyl-CoA hydratase/isomerase family protein, which codes for MSQFETLRFEKANGVATITLNRPDAAHSINLKMGQELMQTAILCDSDSEIRAVVLTAEGKMFCAGGDVASFHAAQDKAPQLIKDITAHLHAASSRFARMRAPLIVAVNGTAAGAGFSLAMAGDLVVASEKAKFTMAYTGIAVSPDGGATALLPKLVGLRRAQELIFTNRVLSADEALEWGLLTKVVADDALTEEAGKLAAQIANGPTEAYGEVRRLLLGSYETSLETQLELESRGISRCIGTADGREGLASFIERRKPAFKGE
- a CDS encoding TonB-dependent receptor, coding for MKTTAMRASASALLGLVISQTLWAEDAANQVSMEEVAVTASRTERDLSDLSQALSIVDQSSIDRLGHSHISELLNRIPGVVISRGNGQEHLTAIRSAVLTGAGSCGTFYFAEDGIPLRAPGFCNVNMLFDVNSEQAGRIEVLRGPGTAVHGSNALNGVINVISRAPSDERETRIAAEGGPHDYSRLKFTHSDTVGKHAYRISAHGEHDGGYKDDSGYDQQKLSLRHDYQGEVWSVQSLLSAANLQQETAGYVLGKDAYKDDGRKRENPNPEAYRNSQSFRYYSRFEREGSQDSHFIVTPYIRYTDMEFLQHFLPGTPLEENGERSVGVQTAFYQRSSDRLTLHNGFDMEMTRAFLKETQDDAGFGVFPQGKHYDYEVDASYFAWFIGGDYLAGDATHISFGARYDIQFYDYDNRMISGNTAADGSLCGGGACRYARPDDDKERFRNWSFHVGMVHPLSDNTSLIANAAHGFRAPQASELYRLQAQQLNAQLDEESLDTAELGLRGEFSRFSYQASVYWLQKDDLIIQDSLRQNINGGRTESRGLELELRWAISDSLQWLFQGSYAKHQYDNSVLTKEGNELDTAPRQIASTQLVWQAANATQLTLEASHQGQYYLEADNQFRYPGHTLVNAQWRQQYGDHVYSIVRVNNLADVDYAERADYAFGNYRYFIGEPRSVFVELGVDF
- a CDS encoding tRNA-queuosine alpha-mannosyltransferase domain-containing protein translates to MRCLLLSAYHAQSHAAWAEGLMATLPEVDWTLLTLPPRYFSWRLRGNSLSWAMLARDALEADYDVLLASSMTDLSALRGLCPALCRLPTAVYFHENQFAYPGSDRQRQSVEPQMLNLYTALAADRVLFNSAYNRDSFLEGADELLRKLPDFSPRQEVMAKLAQSEVLPVGLSAPEPLAPREGGERLSLLWNHRWEYDKGPEQLLAILQACDAAALPLDIHLVGQQFRQQPEAFAQIEQLLAASRSLRKGQWGYVEDAAAYRQLLASADVVLSTALHDFQGLSVMEAVAAGCRPLLPARLCYPQWFADDCLYPSSPASPQREGQAVAAILKQWQQQKRRAGLSAPSLSPLYWSSLAPQYRQLLAGLAGLRR
- a CDS encoding tryptophan--tRNA ligase — encoded protein: MAKNRVLTGITTTGTPHLGNFVGAIRPAIAESQSTEQDSFFFLADYHALIKCQDPAAVHQSAREIAATWLALGLDTDRSTFYRQSDVPEITELMWVLTCVSGKGLMNRAHAYKAAVQDNEEKGEDADFGVTMGLFCYPVLMAADILMFNAQRVPVGRDQIQHLEMARDIAQRFNHIYGETFVLPEAVVDDDVAVLSGLDGRKMSKSYGNTIPLFLPEKQLKKHINKIKTNLLEPGEPKDPDTSTVFQIWQAFATPEQTAEMRKEFEAGIAWGEAKKQLFELINGQISEARQRYNEILEDGAFLDAELAKGAEKARAEAASQLDKVRKAVGLSRFG
- a CDS encoding PaaI family thioesterase encodes the protein MSADNAQQELKRLTAALQHTLELSLNVNASSDELGAMTSQLNKLNQDLQAHQGQKLMPYYNANAGERLQDILPYGPATGAYNAYSPDIDVELEGNKVVSTVTFGWRHEGPPNSVHGGIISLLFDQLLAFACLNNNTPGYTASLQVSYRKPLPLFRELRFTTWLENIGEKKVVALGECYDGDTLLASSEGLFIRII
- a CDS encoding GGDEF domain-containing protein; the protein is MTKFVTMLNGSSAEQARNFSSAELIRRRYVSFFMLASLFLCGVILSITHFLVPLEPVGQRLIRDFGILLSLGALLAYVVLWISGKRVLALNLFIIALALGIARVTLLTGGITAPSTIMLVVVPVLASVSIDLLAGLLWLAIVTVFWTLVYLAPTLGIPVENVMASENREIGVFISCICTSLLAMFATGYYERSNAALRRKLQSEHALAVYHGQHDPLTGLMNRRFFVDTVKSFIADPAMKGFCILYLDLNAFKPINDNYGHHVGDEVLMAIGRRLRECFRGTDSCCRIGGDEFCVLVPMGQQAPIADVVKRASAIFSEPVVIEGRELAISASIGSAVFPADGKTYEELLHSADQQMYRVKKAK